A window of the Lolium perenne isolate Kyuss_39 chromosome 7, Kyuss_2.0, whole genome shotgun sequence genome harbors these coding sequences:
- the LOC127317009 gene encoding uncharacterized protein yields the protein MKRKGGDGGRRATVLDKKDAGRRTSEGMEMEDLCSKLTSLVPQEYRLDTASQGSSDMPAQLTQATTYIKDLRERVEKLKQRRDQCLSKVQRATSSSRSSSNAANTVAATGSSSPHDTTVLFSGATHFNLKFTMSSSKGVQLHKVIRTILQDERVDVIEANSSYVDDSKIVYVLKCKTTSSGAALDASMVETSLRKLLTESFAEPDRVGV from the exons ATGAAGAGGAAGGGAGGGGACGGAGGGAGAAGAGCCACGGTGTTGGACAAGAAGGATGCAGGGAGGCGGACGAGTGAGGGGATGGAGATGGAAGATTTGTGCTCCAAGCTGACGTCTCTCGTTCCGCAAGAGTACCGTCTAGACACTGCTTCACAG GGTTCGTCAGACATGCCCGCCCAATTGACGCAAGCCACAACCTACATCAAGGATCTACGGGAGAGAGTCGAAAAGCTGAAGCAAAGGAGAGATCAGTGCCTTTCGAAAGTCCAACGAGCGACCAGCAGCAGCCGCAGCAGCAGCAACGCCGCAAACACAGTAGCAGCAACAGGATCATCCAGTCCTCACGACACTACGGTTCTGTTCAGCGGAGCCACACATTTCAATTTGAAGTTTACGATGAGCTCCAGCAAGGGTGTCCAGTTGCACAAGGTGATCCGCACGATCTTGCAAGACGAACGAGTCGATGTCATTGAAGCGAACTCATCCTACGTCGACGATAGCAAGATCGTCTACGTGCTCAAGTGCAAG ACCACAAGCTCCGGGGCTGCTTTGGATGCGTCCATGGTGGAAACAAGTCTCAGAAAGTTACTGACTGAATCATTTGCAGAACCTGATCGTGTTGGTGTCTAA